Genomic DNA from Vagococcus luciliae:
AACTCATATGGATTTTGTTCTATAACAGGAAAGGTATTATAATGAATCGGTATAGTCAATTTTGCTTGAATAACGTTTGATGCTTTTGCAGCGTCTTCTATCCCCATTGTAAAGTTGTCACCAATTGGTAAAAAAGCGATATCTAAATCAAAATCATCTCCCAGCAAAGATAAATCACTATAAAAAGCAGTATCTCCGGCATGATAAATTGACTTATTATCAATGGTAAAGATAAATCCAGCGGGTTCTCCCATATAAATCATCTCACCATCCAACTCATATCCTGAACTGTGTTGCGCAAAAACCATTTTAACTTGACCAAACGGAAAATCGAACTTTCCACCTATATTCATAGGATGAACATTCTTAATCCCTTGACTTGTTGCAAAATGACAAATTTCTGGAATAGCAACAACTTGAGCATTGTTTTTTTTAGCTAAATAAACCAAATCCCCCACATGGTCACTATGTCCATGAGTAATAAAAATATAATCTATTTCCACTTTTTCTAGTGTTAGGTCTGTTAATTTATTTCCTGTAATAAATGGATCAATTAAAATACGAGTATGATCATCTGTTTCTATAATAATGACTGAATGGCCATGATAACTAATTTTCATATAACTTCTTCCTAATTTATTAGATAAATCAATTATACCTATTTCTATAACATAACTCAAAAAACTGAATGAAATAATACCATTCAGTCATGCTTTAGACTTGTTTTTTTAGAAACATCTTAATAAAAAATAACTAGGGGGATAGCTTATTTCTATATAAGATAAACAAGTTATTTTCTTATTTTCAAGCCTAATTATTAACATAAAAAATTATAGTAGGGTCCAATCTCTATAAAGGCATGACCACTACATCTTTACTATACAATGTTAGTGTAAAAAACAGGGGGGCTTTTTGGTAATATCAATATAAAAATCTATTATACTGATAAAGAATAACGATTAATTCCCTTGTATTTTTTGTTTTTTATGTTCTTCTTTTATTTCGTTTAATAACTTATCATCTAAAAGTAAATCCAACGCTGTTTCTGCTAACAACTGGGCAGCAATTCCTATTGAATTTAAACCTTTCTCACTTTTAGCAGCTGCTTTAAATTCTTCTGAATGACCTGCAATGTATTCATCAGAGATAGATACTGTTGGTTGAATGGTTGGAATCACTTGACTAACATTTCCAACATCGGAAGAACCGATATTTTGTCTTTCACCACTATATATTTCTTCTTCTGAAATACCGATTCTCTCAAAATGACTAACAAAAATATCATCAAATATTGGTGTCACAATAATATCATCTACCCCATTTTGAAATAACCCAAATTTGTAATCTGCTCCTGTCGCAATTGACGCACCTTTAACAATATTTTCAACTTTTTGATAGACATCGTCCAAGGTTTTTCTATTAGCTGCTCTCAAATAAAAACGTCCAGACGCATATTCAGGAACAACGTTCGCAGCAACACCCCCATTAGTAATAATGCCATGAATATTCACATCTTTGGGTAAATGAAGCCTTAGTCCATTAATACCATTAAATACTTGTATTAAAGCATCAAGCGCATTAACTCCCTTTTCAGGTGCTGCTGCAGCGTGAGAAGCCACACCAAAGAATTCAATATCTACCGGATCGTTTGCTAATCCTAAAGCCGTCTTACCATACTTGTGTGCAGGATGAACGCAGAGGGCGGCATCAACATCATCAAAAAATCCCTCTCTTACAAAACTACCTTTAGCTGATCCATTTTCCCCTCCTTCTTCTCCAGGTGTTCCATAAATGCGAATTTCACCACCAACTTCATCTATCACTTGTTTTAATGCACTAGCAGCTAAAACTGAATAGTTTCCAAATAAGTTATGTCCACATGCATGACCAATTCCAGGTAAGGCATCGTATTCAGCTAAAAATGCTAAAGTTGGTCCAGGCTTGTAAGATTTGTATCGTGCATCAAATCCTGTATGGTGACCGGCAACATTTTTTTTAACGTCAAAACCTTCTTTTTTCAATTGATTAATTAATACATCAGAAGAGTACACTTCATAATTACTAACTTCTGGATGATTATGAATGTCTAGTGCTAGTTCTTTATATACAGGTAATTGTTTTTCTATATAGTCTATAATAATTGCAGATTTATTTTCTCTTGTCATATATTCAATACTCCTTTAGATTAAATTTATTTTTTACCAAATGTATCCCACGCTGGAATACTTGATCCTTTAGAGGTTTCTTCAATCACTTTTTTAGTTTCTTCTGTTTGATAAGCATCTACTATTTTTTTATATGTTTCATTCTCTTCATCTTCTTTTCTAACCACAATAATGTTTACATATGGTTTTGATGTCTCATTTACTGGTTCTAAGAATATTGCATCTTTCTCTGGAATATACCCCGCATCTACTGCAATCCCACTATTAATAATAGCTGCTGTCACATCTTGAAGTGAACGAGGTGTTTGTGCTGCATCCAATTCTTCAATTTTTAAATTCAACTTATTTTCTGTAATATCACTCACTGTTGGTGCTTGTTTTTTGGCTGGATCAACTTTGATTAACCCTGCTGTTTGAAGAAGTAATAATGCACGCCCACCATTTGTTACATCATTGGGAATAGAAATTGTATCCCCTTCTTTTAATTCTTTAACATCTTTAATTTTCTCAGAATAAATACCTAATGGTGCATTCACTGTATTCCCAATAGAAACTAAGTTAGTTCCATGTTCTTTGTTGAAATTATCTAAAAATATTTGATGTTGAAATGAATTTAAATCAATATCGCCATTATCTAAAGCTACATTTGGTTGACTATAATCTGTAAATTTAACATATTCTAAATCAATGCCTTCATCTTTTAATCGTTTTTTTACATCATCCCATACATCTGTGTCTGATCCGACAAAACCTAATTTTACTGTCACTTCTTTTCCGTCTTTTGACTTAGATGTTGCCTCTTTATTTCCAGACCCACACCCTGTTACTAATAATAAAACTGCTATTATTGCTACAATATATCCAACAAATTTTTTCATATTTCATTCTCCTTTTTATTGTTAATGACTAATTTTTTTTATAATAAAATTGCTGATTCCTTGGCAGATAAACACTATTAATAAGATAATAATTAACGCTACCCAAGTTACATCACTTTGAAATCTATTATGACCTCTTGATATGGCTAAATTTCCTAATCCTCCTGCACCGACTGCCCCTGCCATAGCTGTTAAACCAATCACGTTAATAATCGTTAAAGCTGAAACCCTCACAATACCAGGTAGTCCTTCTTTTAAATACACTCTAAAAATAATGCCTAAAGGACTGGTTCCCATAGCCTCTGCTGCCTCAATCACTCCTGAATCAACTTCAAGTAAAGCTACTTCAATTTGTCTAGCAAAAAATGGGACAACTCCTGCTACAAGTGGAACAAGTGCTGCAGTTGCTCCAATTGTTGTTCCAGCAATCACACGTGTTACAACATTTAATAAAGCTAATAAAATAATAAATGGAATAGATCTAACTACATTCACAATTTTATCTAAAATCTGATACACATATTTTTGTTCCAATAATCCTCCTGGTCTTGTTACAACCAATATGATCCCAAATATCAAACCAAATACGCCGGCAATAATAGCTGTCCAAAATGACATGTATAATGTCTCAATGGTTGCCTGTTTAAATTCATCAGGAATTTGACTAGCGTTTGGCAAATATTTTTCAATAATTTCTTGCATAATGACTCACTCCTTCTATATCGATTGTTTCATTTGCCTGAATAATTGTAATGTTGACTCCCTCAGAGATTAAATATTGGATGGCTTCTTTACGCTTATCTAACTCACCAGTCAAACTCACAACTAAACTACCTAATGGAACATCCTGTATGATTTCAACATTCCCATATAAAATGTTAGCAGATACTTGGAAGCGACTATATAACTGTGAGATTAAGGCTTCATTTGTTTGACTGCCAATATAGGATAGTTCAATTAGCCAAACATTTTCAGATGAATCAATAAACGATTGACTCGATAAAATCGTTTCTAATGCTTGATCGATATGTGAAGCGGTTCGAATAAAGGTTTGTGTCAACTCTTGTTTTGCTTGACTAAATAGTGTCACGCTATCCCCTTTTTCTACAATCTCACCATTTTCCATTACAGCTACCTTATTACAAATCTCTTTGACCACTTGCATTT
This window encodes:
- a CDS encoding metal-dependent hydrolase, with translation MKISYHGHSVIIIETDDHTRILIDPFITGNKLTDLTLEKVEIDYIFITHGHSDHVGDLVYLAKKNNAQVVAIPEICHFATSQGIKNVHPMNIGGKFDFPFGQVKMVFAQHSSGYELDGEMIYMGEPAGFIFTIDNKSIYHAGDTAFYSDLSLLGDDFDLDIAFLPIGDNFTMGIEDAAKASNVIQAKLTIPIHYNTFPVIEQNPYEFIGLLPENTGKVLEPGEFISI
- a CDS encoding M20 family metallopeptidase — translated: MTRENKSAIIIDYIEKQLPVYKELALDIHNHPEVSNYEVYSSDVLINQLKKEGFDVKKNVAGHHTGFDARYKSYKPGPTLAFLAEYDALPGIGHACGHNLFGNYSVLAASALKQVIDEVGGEIRIYGTPGEEGGENGSAKGSFVREGFFDDVDAALCVHPAHKYGKTALGLANDPVDIEFFGVASHAAAAPEKGVNALDALIQVFNGINGLRLHLPKDVNIHGIITNGGVAANVVPEYASGRFYLRAANRKTLDDVYQKVENIVKGASIATGADYKFGLFQNGVDDIIVTPIFDDIFVSHFERIGISEEEIYSGERQNIGSSDVGNVSQVIPTIQPTVSISDEYIAGHSEEFKAAAKSEKGLNSIGIAAQLLAETALDLLLDDKLLNEIKEEHKKQKIQGN
- a CDS encoding MetQ/NlpA family ABC transporter substrate-binding protein — its product is MKKFVGYIVAIIAVLLLVTGCGSGNKEATSKSKDGKEVTVKLGFVGSDTDVWDDVKKRLKDEGIDLEYVKFTDYSQPNVALDNGDIDLNSFQHQIFLDNFNKEHGTNLVSIGNTVNAPLGIYSEKIKDVKELKEGDTISIPNDVTNGGRALLLLQTAGLIKVDPAKKQAPTVSDITENKLNLKIEELDAAQTPRSLQDVTAAIINSGIAVDAGYIPEKDAIFLEPVNETSKPYVNIIVVRKEDEENETYKKIVDAYQTEETKKVIEETSKGSSIPAWDTFGKK
- a CDS encoding methionine ABC transporter permease, whose protein sequence is MQEIIEKYLPNASQIPDEFKQATIETLYMSFWTAIIAGVFGLIFGIILVVTRPGGLLEQKYVYQILDKIVNVVRSIPFIILLALLNVVTRVIAGTTIGATAALVPLVAGVVPFFARQIEVALLEVDSGVIEAAEAMGTSPLGIIFRVYLKEGLPGIVRVSALTIINVIGLTAMAGAVGAGGLGNLAISRGHNRFQSDVTWVALIIILLIVFICQGISNFIIKKISH